In the Methylomonas rhizoryzae genome, one interval contains:
- a CDS encoding tetratricopeptide repeat protein encodes MNDKKSVFRNLGIAVLSVGIVACNGAEERKAKYMEEGRQLFQAGDYEKAQLAFKNVLQIDPKNWEGHFQMAETLSKQGKIENAFREYNTIVQNDENHVMARIRVGQLLLLNRALPDAEKMTDEALSKAPDNVEALVLKAGIQLAKNETGNSAATIDKALQLSPDDVSALLMKTSVLLKSGSDQQAIDLMQQAVEKHADNIPLRSMLVNIYAKNQRNPEAEEQLKQILLLQPNEVQHYKNLALFQVRTNQLDAAEASLREAVQKLPENENARNNLLDFLVEKRGAEVAISELLPMIAAKPDAYSLKFKLASLYLTGKDAEKAEQTLKEIVEQDKLGPNGISARNKIASLYMLTKRGDEAKALVKEVLDANPRDAEGLTLRGQFALAENKTPEAIADFRSVLVDQPNNLNVLKLLAAAHLRNEEPELAKEQMEKVVSLAPGDEIARLDLVNLHMKAGKEEQARQQLEALLKVKPDSKKGLETLFKLEVAKKQWSNAQSAAARIVEAFPNEATGNYMSALAYQAEGKLDNAIDKFKQALSQKPDAIEPLTELTKTYLAQKQAAKAVAELQQVIKAYPNHFIAYNLLGGVYLADQKLADAKAAFVKARDLKSDWFSPYRNLALVALMQKNKTDAIKAYEQGIEKTNGALELVEDLARLYHGAGEHDKVLALYEASYQKHPNSAVAVNNLASYLSDYANTPENLQRAAGLAEPLAKSNNASFLDTVGWIAYQQGKLEEAKAHLRKSLELEPNLPITNYHMGMVYVKENAVTEAKTYFEKATEAKGNFEGKEQAKQMLDKLAQGQ; translated from the coding sequence ATTCCAAGCCGGCGATTACGAGAAAGCCCAATTGGCTTTCAAGAACGTGCTGCAAATCGATCCGAAAAATTGGGAAGGCCATTTCCAAATGGCGGAAACCTTGAGCAAACAAGGCAAAATCGAAAACGCCTTCCGCGAGTACAACACCATTGTGCAAAACGACGAAAATCACGTGATGGCGCGGATTCGGGTTGGACAATTACTGTTGCTGAACCGGGCATTGCCGGACGCCGAGAAAATGACCGACGAAGCCTTGAGCAAAGCGCCTGACAACGTGGAAGCTTTGGTGTTAAAGGCCGGCATTCAATTGGCAAAAAACGAAACGGGCAATTCTGCCGCAACAATCGACAAAGCCTTGCAACTCAGCCCGGACGACGTCTCGGCATTGTTGATGAAAACCTCGGTGTTGTTGAAATCCGGCTCGGACCAGCAGGCTATAGACCTAATGCAGCAAGCCGTGGAAAAACACGCCGACAACATTCCGCTCCGTTCGATGCTGGTCAATATTTATGCAAAAAATCAGCGTAATCCGGAAGCTGAGGAACAATTAAAACAGATTTTGCTGCTTCAACCCAACGAGGTGCAACATTACAAAAATTTGGCGCTGTTTCAAGTCCGCACCAATCAATTGGATGCCGCCGAAGCCAGCTTAAGAGAAGCAGTGCAAAAATTACCGGAAAACGAAAACGCCCGGAACAATTTATTAGACTTTTTGGTGGAAAAGCGTGGGGCGGAAGTTGCAATTTCCGAACTGCTACCGATGATTGCCGCCAAACCCGACGCCTATAGCTTGAAATTCAAGCTGGCTTCGCTGTATTTGACCGGTAAAGACGCAGAAAAAGCCGAACAAACGCTGAAAGAAATCGTCGAGCAAGACAAGCTGGGGCCGAACGGCATCAGCGCTCGCAATAAAATCGCGTCCTTATATATGTTGACCAAACGCGGCGACGAGGCCAAAGCCCTGGTTAAAGAGGTTTTAGACGCCAATCCAAGAGATGCGGAAGGTTTAACCTTACGCGGGCAATTCGCGTTAGCCGAAAACAAAACCCCGGAAGCCATCGCCGATTTCCGTTCGGTGTTGGTTGACCAGCCCAACAATCTCAACGTGTTAAAGCTATTGGCAGCCGCGCACTTGCGTAACGAAGAACCGGAGCTGGCCAAAGAGCAAATGGAAAAAGTGGTTTCCCTGGCCCCGGGAGACGAAATAGCCAGGCTGGATTTAGTCAATTTGCACATGAAAGCCGGCAAGGAAGAGCAAGCCAGACAACAACTGGAAGCGTTGTTGAAAGTCAAACCGGACAGCAAGAAAGGCCTGGAAACGCTGTTCAAACTGGAAGTAGCCAAAAAACAATGGAGTAACGCTCAATCGGCGGCCGCGCGGATCGTGGAAGCCTTCCCGAACGAAGCTACCGGCAACTACATGTCGGCCCTCGCCTATCAAGCCGAAGGCAAATTGGACAATGCCATTGACAAATTCAAACAGGCGTTGAGTCAAAAACCGGATGCCATAGAACCCCTAACGGAGTTGACCAAAACGTATTTGGCGCAAAAACAGGCAGCGAAAGCCGTAGCGGAATTGCAGCAGGTCATTAAAGCCTATCCGAATCACTTCATTGCCTATAACCTGTTGGGCGGCGTCTATTTAGCGGATCAAAAGCTTGCCGATGCCAAAGCCGCATTTGTAAAAGCCCGCGACCTAAAGTCCGACTGGTTCAGCCCTTATCGGAATTTAGCGTTGGTTGCGTTAATGCAAAAGAATAAAACCGACGCCATCAAAGCCTACGAGCAAGGCATAGAAAAAACCAACGGTGCCTTGGAATTGGTGGAAGACCTGGCCAGACTGTATCACGGGGCCGGGGAACACGACAAAGTATTGGCCTTGTACGAAGCCTCCTATCAAAAACATCCCAATTCGGCAGTCGCGGTAAACAATCTGGCCAGTTACCTTTCCGACTACGCCAATACGCCGGAAAATCTGCAACGCGCTGCAGGGTTAGCCGAACCATTGGCCAAATCCAACAACGCCAGCTTTTTGGATACCGTGGGCTGGATAGCTTATCAACAAGGCAAACTCGAAGAAGCGAAAGCGCATTTGCGTAAATCGCTGGAATTGGAACCTAACCTACCGATTACCAACTATCACATGGGCATGGTTTACGTTAAGGAAAATGCCGTTACCGAGGCCAAAACGTATTTCGAGAAAGCCACGGAAGCTAAAGGCAACTTCGAAGGCAAAGAGCAAGCCAAGCAAATGCTGGATAAATTGGCTCAAGGTCAGTAA
- a CDS encoding CpsD/CapB family tyrosine-protein kinase, translated as MSSLEKFAEKSTAPIMPTSPSTQDGLSVAYKQTRVQTSEHALLKENRIISAFPPGKWLESFRMLRTRCLQSMDAMEWKTLAITSTHSTSGNTLTAVNLAISIAMELDRTALLVDANFVDPGVGKLFGLSAQTGLGDYLLHDKELSEILINPGIERLVVLPAGKPLFNSTEMLHSPKMVRLVEELKSRYPSRTIIFDMPPLLSHDDTLGFAPYVDCVLLVVEEGKTKTEELKHAAGLLKDCNILGTVFNKATDKKIPFE; from the coding sequence ATGAGTTCCTTAGAAAAATTTGCGGAAAAATCCACTGCACCAATCATGCCGACAAGTCCGTCGACGCAAGACGGATTGAGCGTGGCCTATAAACAAACTCGCGTGCAGACGTCTGAGCACGCATTGTTAAAAGAGAATCGGATCATTTCCGCTTTCCCGCCGGGCAAATGGCTGGAATCGTTTCGAATGTTGCGTACCCGTTGCTTGCAAAGCATGGATGCTATGGAATGGAAAACACTGGCTATTACCAGTACCCATAGCACCAGCGGCAACACCCTGACTGCGGTCAATTTGGCCATCAGTATTGCGATGGAGCTGGATAGAACGGCGTTGTTGGTCGACGCGAATTTCGTCGATCCGGGTGTCGGCAAGTTATTCGGCTTATCCGCTCAAACCGGCTTGGGCGATTATTTGCTGCACGATAAGGAATTGAGCGAAATCTTGATCAATCCGGGCATCGAGCGTTTGGTAGTGCTACCGGCCGGTAAGCCTTTGTTTAATTCCACAGAAATGCTGCATTCGCCGAAAATGGTGCGCTTGGTGGAGGAGCTGAAAAGCCGTTATCCGTCGCGCACCATCATTTTCGACATGCCGCCGCTGTTGTCTCACGACGATACCTTGGGATTCGCCCCTTACGTCGATTGCGTACTGTTGGTGGTCGAAGAGGGTAAAACTAAAACCGAGGAGCTAAAACACGCCGCCGGTTTGCTGAAAGATTGCAATATTCTCGGCACCGTATTCAACAAAGCGACCGATAAGAAAATTCCGTTCGAATAA